The Zingiber officinale cultivar Zhangliang chromosome 9A, Zo_v1.1, whole genome shotgun sequence genome window below encodes:
- the LOC122020196 gene encoding protein SCARECROW-like produces MVRKRLASELNLQGESSSSSSRLPRRGSAPSPTFLPEPDLLFDQPPSLLPSLHALQPLATLPLCGFSGLPLFEPEADRPALPAAGFDASVCVGDPAAEADWVDRIVRDIISSSTAGGEVSVSQILSSVREIVHPCNPALAALLEFRLRSLTSDLCPPATSSLPAVGEPSDKQRRETKAPAGLPEIKASSIPAAPPQSQSSRPQPGQRNDTSASSSHEATASAATVVKEKRDREVHQRKQEAEGLHLLTLLLQCAEAVAADKLDEANVLLLEISELSTPYGTSAQRVAAYFSEAMYARLVSSCLGLYAPLPVVPQRHRLASAFQVFNGISPFVKFSHFTANQAIQEAFEHEDRVHIIDFDIMQGLQWPGLFHILASRASGPPRVRLTGVGSSMNALEATGKRLSDFADTLGLPFEFVPVTEKIGNLDPDRLGVSRREAVAVHWLHHSLYDVAGSDNNTLWLLQRLAPKVVTMVEQDLSQGGSFLARFVEAIHYYSALFDSLGASYGEDSQERHIVEQQLLSREIRNVLAVGGPARSGEVKFSNWREKLSQSGFHGVSLAGNAAAQATLLLGMFPSDGYTLVEENGTLKLGWKDLCLLTASAWRPLSRYGRLHHHHNVTAPTTAAATSTLTGS; encoded by the exons ATGGTGAGGAAGCGCCTCGCGTCCGAACTCAACCTGCAGGGcgagtcgtcgtcgtcgtcgtctcgACTCCCTCGCCGAGGTTCCGCCCCCAGCCCGACCTTCCTCCCCGAGCCTGACCTTCTCTTCGATCAGCCGCCCTCTTTGTTGCCGTCTTTGCACGCCCTGCAGCCTTTGGCTACGCTCCCTCTTTGCGGCTTCTCCGGCTTGCCTCTCTTCGAGCCTGAGGCTGACCGACCTGCGCTGCCCGCTGCGGGCTTCGACGCTTCCGTTTGCGTTGGCGATCCCGCGGCGGAAGCGGATTGGGTGGACCGTATCGTTCGTGACATAATTAGTAGCTCTACTGCAGGCGGCGAGGTCTCCGTTTCTCAGATTTTAAGCAGCGTGCGGGAGATCGTGCATCCTTGCAACCCTGCCTTGGCTGCGCTCCTCGAGTTCCGCCTCCGCTCGCTCACCTCCGACTTGTGTCCTCCTGCCACGTCCTCTCTCCCCGCCGTAGGTGAGCCCTCTGACAAGCAGCGGAGAGAAACCAAGGCTCCGGCGGGACTTCCGGAAATTAAAGCGTCTTCGATTCCTGCTGCACCACCTCAATCTCAGTCGTCTCGACCTCAACCTGGTCAGCGAAACGACACCTCTGCCTCCTCTTCCCACGAGGCGACAGCATCGGCCGCAACGGTTGTGAAGGAGAAGAGGGATCGTGAGGTGCACCAGAGGAAGCAGGAAGCGGAGGGGCTGCACCTCCTCACGCTGCTCCTGCAGTGTGCGGAAGCGGTGGCCGCTGACAAACTTGACGAGGCCAACGTTCTTTTGCTGGAGATCTCCGAGCTATCGACGCCCTACGGCACGTCGGCGCAGCGAGTGGCGGCATACTTCTCGGAGGCCATGTATGCCAGGCTGGTGAGTTCCTGCCTCGGCCTTTACGCCCCGCTACCGGTGGTGCCGCAGCGCCACCGCCTAGCCTCCGCCTTCCAGGTCTTCAACGGCATCAGCCCCTTTGTCAAGTTCTCCCATTTCACTGCCAACCAGGCCATCCAGGAGGCGTTTGAGCACGAAGACCGCGTGCACATCATCGACTTCGACATCATGCAGGGCTTGCAGTGGCCTGGCCTCTTCCACATCCTCGCCTCCCGCGCCAGCGGCCCTCCCCGAGTGCGCCTCACCGGAGTAGGCTCCTCCATGAACGCGCTCGAGGCCACAGGAAAGCGTCTCTCCGACTTCGCCGACACACTCGGCCTCCCCTTCGAGTTTGTACCCGTGACCGAGAAAATCGGCAACCTCGACCCCGATCGCCTGGGCGTGTCCCGTCGCGAGGCCGTTGCCGTCCACTGGTTGCACCATTCACTCTACGACGTCGCCGGCTCCGACAACAACACCCTTTGGCTTCTCCAGCG ATTGGCGCCGAAGGTGGTGACGATGGTGGAGCAAGACCTGAGCCAGGGAGGCTCGTTCTTGGCCCGGTTCGTAGAGGCAATCCACTACTACTCGGCGCTCTTCGACTCGCTGGGGGCCAGCTACGGCGAGGACAGCCAGGAGCGGCACATCGTGGAGCAGCAGCTGCTTTCCCGCGAGATCCGCAACGTGCTGGCCGTCGGCGGCCCGGCGCGTTCCGGCGAGGTCAAGTTCAGCAACTGGAGGGAGAAGCTGAGCCAGTCGGGCTTCCACGGGGTGTCGCTGGCCGGCAACGCGGCGGCGCAGGCCACCCTGCTCCTCGGCATGTTCCCTTCCGACGGCTACACGCTGGTGGAGGAGAACGGCACGCTTAAACTGGGGTGGAAGGACCTCTGCTTGCTCACCGCCTCGGCCTGGAGGCCGCTGAGCCGCTACGGACGCCTCCACCACCATCACAACGTCACGGCCCCAACCACCGCCGCCGCCACCTCCACCCTGACAGGCAGTTAG